A DNA window from Propionispora vibrioides contains the following coding sequences:
- a CDS encoding TIGR03960 family B12-binding radical SAM protein codes for MSWLLKEKLKNQLTTEKGAKIFAPGSRNGFALVYPNTYYVGMSNLGMHIIYKCINDRKDTACERVFLPDKKTEQEYLRTNTPLMTLETQRPLYEFPLIGFSVTFEMDYFNLIKVLDMGKVPVLAAERTETDPLVIIGGPCATFNPEPLADFVDICIIGEGEEVIQDLLDTYYAERHKPRKELLAALAQIEGIYVPGFSTFHYDSNGKITARETTPGIPPITRRRWIKNLEQFEAQTVIVTADTEFGSMFLIEVARGCGRHCRFCMAGYCFRNPRIRSLARIKQAIGQAKQLNLKVGLMGAAISDHPNIDDICEEIVQQDLNMSVASLRADSLTPRLVKALAVSNHKTVTLAPEAASIRMRDVINKGITDEHMYQAIHLAIAAGIHNIRLYIMIDLPFERDEDIEEIILMARKFKEYMKKLGSAGKLTLSINPFIPKPFTPFQWLAVSPVATIEAKLKHIQTSLKKDKNIEVLAETPKESNIQGILARGDRRLGSALLTAYRLGGYKHFKRAMREYNLQEEFYLYRTRDEAEIFPWSHLNMGFHAEYLWQELQRADSGQTTPPCTNHCTRCGVCN; via the coding sequence GAACGGCTTTGCTTTGGTGTATCCCAACACCTATTACGTGGGAATGTCTAACCTAGGCATGCATATTATTTATAAATGCATTAATGACAGGAAGGATACTGCCTGTGAGCGTGTTTTTCTGCCTGATAAAAAAACCGAACAGGAGTATCTGCGCACCAACACGCCGTTGATGACATTAGAAACGCAGCGTCCGTTGTATGAGTTCCCTTTGATTGGTTTTTCAGTTACCTTTGAAATGGATTACTTCAACCTTATCAAGGTACTGGACATGGGCAAAGTTCCTGTTTTGGCCGCCGAAAGGACGGAGACCGATCCATTGGTTATCATTGGCGGCCCTTGTGCTACCTTCAATCCGGAACCGTTAGCCGATTTTGTGGATATATGTATTATCGGTGAAGGTGAGGAAGTCATCCAGGATCTGCTGGATACCTATTATGCCGAGCGTCATAAACCGCGTAAGGAGCTTTTAGCAGCATTAGCGCAAATTGAAGGTATCTACGTTCCCGGATTTTCGACTTTTCACTATGACTCAAACGGCAAAATCACTGCCCGGGAAACGACACCAGGAATTCCGCCTATTACCAGACGGCGCTGGATTAAGAATTTAGAGCAGTTTGAAGCACAAACGGTTATTGTCACAGCAGACACTGAATTTGGCTCTATGTTTCTGATTGAGGTTGCCAGAGGCTGTGGACGTCATTGCCGGTTTTGCATGGCTGGGTATTGTTTCCGCAATCCACGGATTCGTTCACTGGCAAGAATAAAACAAGCTATTGGGCAGGCTAAACAGTTAAATCTGAAAGTCGGCCTGATGGGGGCCGCCATATCGGATCATCCGAATATCGATGATATTTGCGAAGAAATCGTGCAGCAAGACTTGAATATGTCGGTAGCCTCCCTGCGGGCTGATTCACTGACCCCACGCTTGGTCAAAGCCCTGGCGGTCAGCAATCACAAAACGGTAACCTTAGCCCCCGAAGCGGCCAGCATCAGAATGAGGGATGTAATTAACAAGGGCATCACTGATGAGCACATGTACCAGGCAATCCACCTGGCCATCGCTGCCGGAATCCATAATATACGGCTCTATATTATGATCGACCTGCCTTTTGAGCGGGATGAGGATATTGAGGAAATTATCCTGATGGCCCGAAAGTTTAAGGAGTATATGAAAAAATTAGGCAGCGCCGGTAAATTGACACTAAGCATCAATCCCTTTATTCCTAAACCGTTCACTCCGTTTCAATGGCTTGCGGTTTCTCCCGTTGCCACAATTGAAGCTAAATTAAAACACATTCAGACCTCACTAAAAAAAGATAAAAATATCGAAGTATTGGCGGAAACCCCCAAGGAATCCAACATTCAAGGCATCCTGGCGCGGGGCGACCGCCGTCTGGGTTCAGCTTTACTAACCGCATACCGGTTAGGCGGTTATAAGCACTTTAAGCGGGCAATGCGGGAATATAACCTGCAGGAAGAGTTCTATCTCTATCGCACCAGGGATGAGGCGGAAATATTTCCCTGGAGTCACCTGAATATGGGCTTTCATGCCGAATATCTCTGGCAGGAACTGCAGCGGGCCGATAGCGGGCAAACGACTCCGCCCTGCACCAACCATTGTACACGTTGTGGAGTTTGTAATTGA
- the pgeF gene encoding peptidoglycan editing factor PgeF: MGTFSIQHREGIWNGTFSHFSAFGLKHGVSARLGGASNEPFTSLNLALHVGDDPDTVRINRQLYCRTLDIPAAALVTAEQIHSDSIHLVTAQDYGRGAINYQEAFPETDALITQVPGIPLMLFFADCVPVLIFDPVQRVIAVVHAGWKGTVALLARKTVLAMQSYCQTQPEDCLVGIAPSIGPCCYKVDTPVIERLKASFVHWESLLKKEETHWKLNLWEANRQQLREIGVKDENIINSQVCTACNSSLFFSYRKEQGKTGRLAAFIML; encoded by the coding sequence TTGGGAACGTTCTCAATCCAGCATAGGGAGGGTATCTGGAATGGTACCTTTAGTCACTTTAGCGCTTTTGGTCTGAAACATGGCGTTTCTGCCAGGCTGGGAGGAGCCAGCAACGAGCCGTTTACTTCTTTAAATTTGGCTCTTCACGTAGGGGATGACCCGGATACCGTCCGGATAAACAGGCAGTTATACTGCCGGACGCTGGATATTCCTGCTGCAGCCCTGGTGACAGCCGAGCAAATACACAGTGACTCGATTCATCTGGTTACCGCACAGGATTATGGCCGGGGAGCCATCAATTACCAGGAAGCCTTCCCGGAAACCGACGCATTGATTACTCAGGTTCCGGGGATTCCCTTGATGTTGTTTTTTGCTGATTGCGTACCGGTGCTTATTTTTGATCCGGTACAGCGGGTTATTGCCGTAGTACACGCCGGCTGGAAAGGCACGGTGGCCCTATTGGCCCGTAAAACAGTTCTAGCGATGCAGAGCTATTGCCAAACACAGCCCGAAGACTGTCTAGTGGGCATAGCTCCTTCGATTGGTCCTTGTTGTTACAAGGTAGATACGCCGGTCATCGAACGGTTAAAAGCAAGCTTCGTTCATTGGGAGTCGCTGCTAAAAAAGGAAGAAACTCATTGGAAACTGAATTTATGGGAAGCCAACCGCCAGCAATTACGGGAAATAGGTGTAAAGGACGAAAATATTATCAATAGTCAGGTCTGCACTGCCTGCAATTCCAGTCTGTTCTTTTCTTATCGTAAAGAGCAGGGAAAAACAGGACGTTTAGCAGCATTTATCATGTTGTAA
- a CDS encoding YggS family pyridoxal phosphate-dependent enzyme translates to MSIRNCLNQIQENIEKTLQTRTVPPLCPDSGVKLLAITKNQGVPVIEEAIRNGITAIGENRVQEALQKHAALPEVELHLVGHLQTNKVKQAVRLFHLIHSIDSEKLVIEVDKAAGSFNTCQDILLQVNVAGEETKYGVTPQEVISLGRRISDLEHVRLCGLMTIAPYYETPEEARPIFSEMYQLFKELESCQFPGHHLKWLSMGMTNDYIVAVEEGANIVRIGTGIFGQRQY, encoded by the coding sequence ATGTCTATACGGAATTGTCTAAATCAAATACAGGAAAATATTGAAAAGACCTTACAGACAAGAACGGTCCCGCCGTTATGTCCGGATAGTGGTGTAAAGTTACTGGCCATTACCAAGAATCAGGGCGTGCCAGTTATCGAAGAAGCCATTCGTAACGGAATTACAGCCATTGGTGAAAATCGGGTGCAGGAAGCGCTGCAAAAGCACGCGGCGTTACCTGAAGTGGAGCTTCATCTCGTAGGTCATCTGCAAACAAATAAAGTAAAGCAGGCTGTGCGCCTGTTCCACCTGATTCACTCCATTGACAGTGAAAAATTAGTCATTGAAGTTGACAAAGCTGCCGGCAGTTTTAATACGTGTCAGGATATACTGCTGCAGGTTAATGTCGCCGGAGAGGAAACCAAGTATGGTGTAACGCCGCAGGAGGTTATTTCGCTAGGACGCCGCATCAGTGATTTGGAACATGTGCGCCTCTGCGGACTGATGACGATTGCTCCCTACTATGAAACTCCGGAAGAAGCGCGTCCTATTTTTAGTGAAATGTATCAATTGTTCAAAGAACTGGAATCCTGTCAGTTTCCCGGCCATCATCTGAAATGGCTGTCGATGGGGATGACGAACGACTACATAGTTGCAGTGGAAGAAGGCGCCAATATCGTGCGTATTGGTACCGGTATTTTCGGGCAAAGACAATATTAA
- a CDS encoding cell division protein SepF, producing MKFMEKVWGSLGLFEPLEPEEERATKVEEPEYKQKKLGSNNIVNLPTAQKQMKVMVVEPFSFDDAQTVADYLKNRKPVVVNFESSEKEVAKRMIDFISGTTYALGGTIQKIGNDIFLCAPTNVDVSYSSHEDSGDKVILPWANK from the coding sequence ATGAAGTTTATGGAAAAGGTATGGGGCAGCTTAGGTTTATTTGAGCCACTGGAGCCCGAAGAAGAACGTGCAACAAAGGTGGAAGAACCTGAATACAAACAGAAAAAACTCGGCAGTAATAATATAGTAAACTTACCTACTGCGCAGAAACAAATGAAAGTAATGGTTGTCGAGCCATTTTCTTTTGATGACGCGCAAACGGTAGCTGATTATCTAAAAAACAGAAAACCGGTGGTTGTAAATTTTGAAAGCAGTGAAAAAGAAGTAGCTAAACGCATGATTGATTTCATCAGCGGGACTACGTATGCCTTGGGGGGAACAATACAGAAAATCGGCAACGACATTTTCCTATGTGCCCCGACCAATGTTGATGTCTCATATAGCTCGCATGAGGATAGCGGTGACAAAGTTATCCTGCCTTGGGCCAATAAGTGA
- the proC gene encoding pyrroline-5-carboxylate reductase, with the protein MLQNKKISFLGGGAMAEALIRGILKAGLVKPEQITANDISQERLHYLADRYQIQISLEGTAVAAEADILFLTVKPQVINQVLEHVASTVRKETTVISIVAGFTIAALEQALPQVPVVRVMPNTPVAVGEGMSAIALGTFADAGIGEIASAIFSSVGQVVNLPESLLDAVTGLSGSGPGYAFVIIDALADAGVRAGLPRAQALLLSAQTLLGAAKMVIETGEHPAKLRDMVTSPGGTTIAGIHVLEQQGVRAALSDAVIAAANRSRELGKK; encoded by the coding sequence TTGCTACAAAATAAGAAGATTAGCTTTCTGGGCGGGGGGGCCATGGCGGAAGCCCTGATCCGGGGAATCTTAAAAGCGGGCTTGGTCAAACCGGAGCAGATCACTGCCAATGATATCTCGCAAGAACGGTTGCATTACCTGGCAGACCGGTATCAAATCCAGATTTCCCTGGAGGGGACAGCGGTGGCGGCTGAAGCCGATATATTATTTTTGACCGTCAAACCGCAAGTTATTAACCAGGTTTTAGAGCATGTCGCTTCCACGGTCAGAAAAGAAACCACCGTTATTTCTATTGTTGCCGGCTTTACGATTGCTGCACTGGAACAGGCATTGCCCCAGGTTCCGGTAGTGAGAGTAATGCCCAATACTCCGGTAGCTGTAGGGGAGGGAATGTCGGCCATTGCGCTGGGAACCTTTGCCGATGCGGGTATTGGTGAAATAGCTTCTGCTATTTTCTCTTCCGTTGGACAAGTTGTGAATTTACCGGAAAGCTTGCTGGATGCTGTGACCGGATTATCCGGCAGTGGACCGGGTTATGCTTTCGTTATTATTGATGCGCTAGCCGATGCCGGCGTACGGGCTGGTTTGCCCCGTGCCCAGGCACTGCTTTTATCGGCGCAAACCTTGTTAGGTGCCGCCAAGATGGTTATTGAAACCGGCGAGCATCCTGCCAAGCTCCGGGATATGGTCACATCGCCGGGAGGAACAACCATTGCCGGAATTCATGTACTGGAACAACAGGGCGTGCGGGCTGCTTTAAGTGATGCCGTTATAGCTGCTGCTAATCGCTCACGCGAATTGGGGAAAAAGTAA
- a CDS encoding RNA-binding protein: MAEREKILRYYRASGDEAVAAQLLDLAETTLRSRKYKISDFLDPYGFTIAETIIAHYDGRLVLQALGGYEDAERNKAVFISNDYLGKVDSPLAALQISWDGRYDHLSHRDVLGALIGLGIKREVFGDILMQGEQCQIIVDRTLAAFILENLTDVGSARVSVAEIALTDIVAPEKKVKEIKTTVASLRLDVIAAAGFGVSRSRMADEIAADKVKVNWQSAKNSAQTVKQGDVLSMRGRGRVEVCEIIGQTKKGRTSIFLKRFI; encoded by the coding sequence ATGGCTGAGAGGGAAAAAATCTTACGATATTATCGTGCCAGCGGTGACGAAGCTGTAGCTGCCCAGTTGTTGGATTTAGCTGAAACTACTCTCCGGAGCCGCAAATATAAAATCAGCGATTTTCTTGATCCCTATGGGTTTACCATTGCCGAGACAATCATTGCTCATTATGATGGCCGTCTAGTGCTGCAAGCGCTGGGCGGTTATGAAGATGCCGAACGCAATAAAGCTGTTTTTATAAGTAACGATTATTTAGGGAAAGTGGATTCGCCGCTAGCGGCCCTGCAAATAAGCTGGGATGGCCGCTATGATCATTTATCCCACCGGGATGTTCTCGGCGCCTTGATCGGCTTGGGTATTAAGCGAGAAGTTTTCGGTGATATCCTAATGCAGGGCGAACAATGTCAAATTATTGTTGACCGGACATTGGCCGCATTTATCTTGGAAAACCTTACTGATGTCGGTTCAGCCAGAGTAAGTGTGGCTGAAATTGCGCTTACCGACATTGTGGCACCGGAAAAAAAGGTCAAGGAAATCAAGACGACTGTTGCGTCCCTGCGATTGGATGTGATTGCCGCCGCCGGCTTTGGTGTCTCCCGCAGCCGGATGGCCGATGAAATTGCGGCAGATAAAGTGAAGGTTAATTGGCAGAGTGCCAAAAACAGTGCTCAGACCGTGAAACAGGGTGATGTCCTTTCTATGCGTGGTCGTGGACGGGTAGAGGTATGTGAAATCATCGGACAAACGAAAAAAGGACGGACCAGTATATTTTTAAAACGGTTTATATAG
- a CDS encoding DivIVA domain-containing protein — protein sequence MLTPLDIHNQEFKRSFRGYNEEEVDEFLDRVIKDYEQLYRENIEIKESLDRLNSKLEHFQNMENTLHNTLVIAQETAEEVKLNAKKETELLIKETEIKAQKMIEEAMGKVRKMNGEYEELQKQAQIFRTRIRTLLQAQLEMVKNAEEDDV from the coding sequence ATGCTAACACCATTAGATATTCATAATCAGGAATTCAAACGCAGCTTCCGTGGCTATAACGAAGAAGAAGTGGATGAGTTTTTGGACCGGGTCATTAAAGATTATGAACAGCTATACCGGGAAAATATCGAAATTAAGGAATCTTTAGATCGTCTAAATAGTAAGCTGGAACATTTTCAAAATATGGAAAACACTTTGCATAATACACTGGTGATTGCTCAAGAAACTGCAGAAGAAGTAAAGTTAAATGCTAAAAAAGAAACAGAACTATTAATTAAGGAAACGGAAATCAAAGCGCAAAAAATGATTGAAGAAGCCATGGGTAAGGTACGGAAAATGAATGGTGAGTATGAAGAACTTCAAAAACAGGCACAGATTTTTCGCACCCGTATCAGAACACTGCTGCAAGCTCAACTGGAAATGGTAAAAAATGCAGAAGAAGACGATGTCTGA
- a CDS encoding DUF5665 domain-containing protein, with the protein MAKEKNESELLALQMEKLVRHFEALRIADYMELLERPFRLIAINFVAGLSRGFGIAIGATLIFALMLEFLRRLIMLNIPGIGGFIAELIRIVEMKNGQI; encoded by the coding sequence ATGGCTAAGGAAAAGAATGAATCGGAATTGCTTGCTCTCCAAATGGAAAAATTAGTACGGCATTTTGAGGCCCTGCGTATCGCCGACTATATGGAATTGCTGGAAAGACCGTTTCGATTAATAGCCATAAATTTTGTGGCCGGCTTGTCCAGGGGGTTTGGCATAGCCATAGGAGCAACCTTGATTTTTGCTTTAATGCTGGAATTCTTGCGGCGCCTGATTATGTTGAATATTCCTGGAATTGGCGGCTTTATTGCCGAACTGATTCGTATTGTGGAAATGAAAAACGGTCAAATCTAA
- a CDS encoding nitroreductase family protein — protein MTEEIFECMRESKTVRNFRQDPITDESLAKLIEAACWAPSAGNLQPWFFYVVKNEKVKQRLAAVCTDQPQVAEAPVAIVVMADPAKSNEKYGERGAQLYCLQDTAAAAENLLLAAESMGLATCWVGSFDEPQVQKLVEAPPRLRAVAIICVGYSDQQISSPKERLRVAEVTKIIH, from the coding sequence ATGACGGAAGAAATTTTCGAATGCATGAGGGAATCAAAAACAGTACGAAATTTTAGGCAGGACCCCATTACAGATGAAAGTCTTGCCAAGCTTATCGAAGCCGCCTGCTGGGCCCCCAGTGCCGGTAACCTACAGCCATGGTTTTTCTATGTAGTAAAAAACGAAAAGGTAAAGCAAAGGCTGGCCGCAGTCTGTACGGATCAGCCACAAGTTGCCGAAGCTCCTGTGGCCATCGTCGTTATGGCTGACCCGGCAAAATCAAATGAAAAATACGGAGAAAGAGGCGCCCAGCTCTATTGCCTTCAGGATACGGCTGCCGCTGCAGAAAATCTGTTATTGGCCGCCGAAAGCATGGGCCTGGCAACTTGCTGGGTCGGTAGCTTCGATGAGCCGCAGGTACAAAAATTGGTGGAAGCACCGCCGCGGTTGCGGGCTGTCGCCATTATCTGTGTAGGCTACAGTGATCAACAGATAAGCTCACCTAAAGAGCGATTGCGGGTGGCCGAGGTAACCAAAATAATTCATTAA